TAACTGTAATATCTCGTATGTTTGTTACCTGGAGAGGACTTCAATATGGTAAAAAAAACAATCCATGATATCAATAGAAAGATCAGAGATGGAAACGTCAATGTAGTAACTGCAGAAGAAATGGTTGATATTGTAAGGGAGCTTGGTGCAGAGAATGCAGCAAAGGAAGTTGATGTTGTTACAACCGGTACATTCGGTGCGATGTGTTCATCAGGAGCCTGGTTGAATCTGGGACACTCTGATCCTCCTATTAAAATGGAAAAGGTGTGGCTTAATGATGTTGAGGCCTATACAGGTGTTGCAGCAGTGGATGCATATATTGGTGCTACACAGTTATCTATTTCACAGGGTATGGAATACGGAGGAGCACATGTTATAGAAGATCTAATAAGCGGAAAATCCGTTGATGTTCATGCAACTGCTTATGGTACAGACTGTTATCCCAGGAAAGTTCTGGATACCACTATTACGATAGATGATCTTAATCAGGCAACGATGTTAAATCCCCGCAACGCATACCAGAAATACAATGTTGCCACTAACAGCTCCAATCGCACTCTTAACACATATATGGGTGTATTGCTACCGAATAATGGAAATGTGACATTTTCAGGTGCCGGTGTTCTGTCCCCGCTATTTAATGATCCCAATTATGAAACTATCGGAACTGGAACTCGAATCTTTCTTGGAGGCGGACAGGGTTATATTACAGGAAATGGAACACAGCATGATCCGACAAATAATTTTGGAACCCTGATGGTACAGGGAGATATGAAGAGCATGGATCCTGAATACATAAGAGCAGCAACATTTACTGGCTACGGTACTTCCCTTTATGTTGGAATAGGTGTCCCAATACCTGTGCTCAATGAGGATATAGCCAGGGCAACTGCAGTAACAGATGATGATATTATTACGAATGTACTTGATTATGGGGTACCCAGCCGTAATAGACCTGTTATACGTAAGGTATCCTACGGGGAATTGAAATCGGGATCAATTGATATAAACGGAGAAGAAGTTCCTGCCTCTTCACTTTCCAGTTTCAGAACAGCAAGAAAAATATCAAGGCAGTTGAAGCAGTCTATTTCAAGTGGAGAATTTTTTGTAAGTATGCCTGTAGATAGATTATCCAGTACTGGCTTTTCAAAACCCATGAAACAGACAAGCGTAAATCCGCTTGTTGGAGACATCATGTCCACTTCTGTGGTAACTATCAGGCAAAGTGCCAGTACATATGAAGCAGCAAAGAAAATAATGGACTGTTCATTCAATCACCTTCCAGTGGTTTCTGATGAGAATGTAATTGTGGGTATAGTGACTTCCTGGGACATTTCAAAAGCTGTTGCCCAGAAAAAATTTGATTTTGTTGAGGATATTATGACCCGCAATGTGGTTACTGCTACACCGGATGAAGCAATTGATATTGCTGCATATCGCCTTGATCAGAATCTTGTTTCTGCATTGCCTATTGTAGATAATCAAAAACGTGTGATTGGTATAATCACAAGTGATGATATCAGTAAACTTCTTGCAAGGAGAGGGAATTTATGAAAATCAGAATTAACATTTCATCGGATGTTGTTGGACAGCCCATAGTTGCAGAATCTATCATAGAGACTGGAACTCTGCTGAACATTTCTCAGGCACATTTCGATTCTACAAGAGGAGAAATTGTAGCTGATGTTGCAGATGATGAATTCATTCGTATTAAAAAAGCTTTGACAAATCGTGGAGCAGAAGTGGTTGTTCTTGATACGCCTATCATACATGATGAGGAAGAATGTGTGGATTGTGGTGCCTGTATATCTGTATGTCCTGTGAATGTATTCTCATTTGATGATGAATGGGAGCTCAAGGTGGATAAAGAAAAATGTATTCAATGTGGTACATGTATTCAGATGTGTCCTCATGATGCTTTAACTCTTGAGAGATGAAAATTTTATGAAAGAGTACTTCCAGATAAAAGAAACTGCTGTTACAATAATCGCAGATGAAAGATCACACATCGATGCTGCAAAAAAAGCTATTATATCCCATCGTGATCTGCTTGAGAGATTTATCTATAGTGAGCCATATTTTAAAATTGCTATGGAACCATACGATGTTCCTGAGAATGCACCGGAGATCGTCAAAAGGCTTGCAGAGGCAGGAAATATCATGAGCATTGGTCCAATGAGTGCCATAGCAGGTACAATTTCTTCTCTTGCAGTTGAATCAATGATTGATGAGGGTGCTACTTATGCAATAGTAGATAATGGAGGAGATATAGCTCTTGTAAATGATAGAGAAGTTGTGATTGGGGTCTATGCAGGCCAATCGCAATTCAAAAATCTTGCATTCTTGATCCCGCCAAAAGATAAAATAACAGGTGTTTGTACCTCTTCAGGAACAGTTGGACCTTCCATAAGTTTTGGTTTTGCAGATGCTGCTATTGTATTTTCTGATAATGTGTCTCTGGCGGATTCTGCAGCTACTGCGCTTGGTAACAGCACAGATATCAATTCCGAAAATATTGAAACTGCATTTGAAGTGTTGAATGTACCAAATATAGAAGGTGCGGTATTGATACAGGACGATAAGATGGGAATATATGGTCAGGTCCCTGAAATTGTAAAAGCAGATATAAAATATGATTGTATTACTAAAGCCTGAGAATATTGTTTTATCTCAAAATTGTTCGAAGCTAGTTAGTTATACTGGGATGTATATTTATTAAAGTAGAATTAATATGTTAATATCTTATATACCGGTGATCACATGAATATGGATAGCAGACAACTTGATGAAAGAAAGGTCAGGATGATTCTGGCTGTAGTATCGGTGGTTATAATCGCTGCTATTCTTATTTATGCACTGCTTCCATATATCAATGCCTTTTTTGGAGGGTTTATCTTGTTTGTTTTATTCAAACCTCTATTTACTTTTCTTCATTTCAGGCTTGGTATCAGAAAACAAATATCAGCTCTGGTAGTACTTTTTACAACCATTGTTCTGGTTATTTTTCCTTCTTATTTCCTGGTAAAAATGGTGGCTGCCGAATTTCAGTATGCGATTGCAAACATATCAATTGTTGTTGATTATGTTGCTGTAATTGATGAAATGTTTCCTCAACTGGGAGTTCAGGAAACTGTAAATGAACAAATTGGAAATATAGAAGGAGCTATTACCGCATTTTTGATGGATATCCCCCAGCGTCTGTTCCATATTGGAATAATTCTTACAATAATGTATTTTCTTCTTTATTACCTTCTGGTCAGTGAAGAAAGTGTGATGAAAACCATCTATCGTGTTGTTCCATTTCATGATGAACACGTGGCAGAATTATTTAATGAATTCAAAAAAATAGTTAATACCACAGTTATTGCAGCCGGTGTAGTTGCAGTTGTGCAGGGTGGGTTGTTGATTATTGCATTCCTGATATTTGATATTGAAGGTGCTTATTTCTGGGGGTTCATAACAGGTATTCTTTCAATTCTACCTGTTGTTGGTCCGACTCTTGTGTGGTTCCCGGCGGGTGTATTTCTGATAATTCAGGAGAATTATATAGCTGGGCTTGGAATATTTATTTTTGGGATAATATTAAGTAACGTTGACAATTTGATAAGACCATTTATTGGTCATAAGATAGGGCAGATCCATCCTTTTATTACTTTACTTGGAATTTTTATTGGTGTTTCTCTGTTTGGACTAATAGGACTCATAATCGGTCCGCTACTTCTTATGTACTTTGTCCTTATGGTGCAGATGTTTTATGAGGAGTATATGCAGCAAAGGGAAGAATGCAAGCAATGATATCATGTAATTTGCAGAATCATATCCAATAAAACCTGAAATATAAGGTCATATATACCAGTCCATCTATAGTTTTATTATAGTTATACTGCAATTATTCACAATAGAAGATGTTGCAAATGATAGACGAAATGAGTTCAAAAGAGAGATTTATCAATGCTCTCAACGGAAAGGAAACGGATCGAGTTCCATATGGATATCTATGGTTTGGGGCTGGAAATAATGTTCTAAGACAGATGGATGCCACAATGGATGATGTATATAGATCTGCTTCTGGTATTGCACAGGCACAGATACTTGCAAGGAAAATGTACCATCATGACAATGTGATGGCTCCATGGGGTTGTTTGCTGGTGGAAGCTGAAGCTCTTGGAACGAAAATAAAGTTAAAGTCCAATGGTTATCCAGTAATAGCTGAATATGCATTAAACTCTGCGGATGAGTTTGCAGGTGTTGATCCTGATATCATTAACAGCTCGGAGAGAATTGAGACCATTAAAGAAGCAATCTCTATTCTTAAAAAGGAAATCGGAGATGAAGTTTTTATTGCAGGGTCAATGATGTCTCCTCTAATGCTTGCACATCAGTTAATTAAAGGAGATCAGATGTACTATGATCTTATTCAGAATCCCGATAGTTTCCATTCACTCCTTGATATTCTGACCCACAGCTGTATCCTGTTTGCGGACTGTCTGCTTGAATCGGGTGCAGATGGTGTTTTTGTAGAAAATGGGGGAAGTACAGCTGATCTGTTCAGTCCGGAAATGGCAAACGAATTCGGGACTTATTATACAAAAAAACTGTACTCCCATGTACAGAAAAACCATGGTTATGTCATCTCTCACAACTGTGCAGTTCATGCATTTTATGATCAGGAAATGGATTTAAAACCTGATGCATTAAATTTTGCATTTGGAGATGTCAAATCTCTGAAAAATAAATATGGGGTTGAATGTGAAAAGCTGCACAATCATAAAAATATGGGTTGCAAGCAGAGGTACTGTTTCAACGATCTGAGAAATATGATGAATAAAGATATCTGCCTGATGGGAAATATTACCCCTGGTGTATTTTTCTCTGATTCGGATAAAGATATTAAATTTGAAGTGGACAGTTGTCTTAACAATGCTGATAAAAACAGGTTTATATTATCTACAGGCTGTGAAATTCCATTGAATACCCCACTGGAAAAGATGGATGAACTCTGGCGTGTGATAAATTCACATTGGCTATGAAAATGTAATTTATATCTCTATTTGAGATCATGGTTTTTAGAAGTTGTTTATAACTAAAGATCAATTTAATTATATCAAATTCAGGAGTTATTGGTATGAAAAAAATCTCTTATCAAATTAGCTTTGGTTTAATGATACTGATAATAGGGGTGCTTCTTCTTCTTAGGACAACCGGTATTTATGATACCGGAGAGTTATTGATCTATACTCCTTCTTTATTTGTTCTTTTTGGAATATATATACTTATAAGAAGCAGGTTTAGACGTGTGGGAACCCCCTTCTTTTTGATTGTATTGTTTGGAACCTTTCAGCTAATTGTTCTGGAAATAGTAACTGTGGACACTATTCAGGACTGGTGGCCATTGTTAATTATTCTGGCTGGGTTGTGGATACTGATCAGAAAATTGCGCTTCTCTTCTGAAGAAAAGGAAGATCGAAGTAACAGTGATAGAACCAAAATACGCTCAATTCTGGGAGGAGTTGAAAATATAAATACATCCAATAATTTTAAAGGGGGAGAAATTTTTACTCTTTTTGGAGGAGCAGAACTCAATCTGAAACTGGCAGAGGTTAAGGATACCAGTGAAATAAAGATAGTTGTTCTTTTTGGAGGTACTGAGATCATAGTTCCTGAAAATTGGAATGTTAACATTGATGTATTCCCCATTCTTGGTGGCGTTGAAGATAAAAGGTCCGTAGTTAATGCAGATAAAGAAAAACCTGACCTGAAGATTACTGGCTTTGTGGGTTTTGGCGGTTTTACACTGAAAAACTAAGTATTGCTTTTTATCATACAGCATTTTAATTTTTATTTGACAATAATACTTATTTGAGATTCAAACATTACAGTAAATATAACAATGCCCTCCATAAGAATTGAAAACAGAACCATAGAATATGAACTGATATTTTCCAGCCGCAAAAAGACAATCGGGCTTCAAATAGATGCAAACAATCATCTTATTGTAAGGGCACCACAATCCCTTTCAGAAAAACAGGTAAATGATCTGCTAAATCAAAGATCAAAATGGATCATTTCAAATCTTGACGGCTCATCTCAGATGAGTAAAAATCATGAAAAGAAGTTTGTTGATGGTGAAATTTTTTTGCTGAAAGGTCAGAGTTATTCATTGAAGATTGACTTTAATACTTCAGAGGGAGGAATAGTTGAGATTAAAGATGATCAACTTATTGTATCGATTTCTCCTACAATCTCCAGATATGGCCAAAGTGTTTTTATCCGCAATCTTCTCATTGATTTTTACAGAAAAGAAGCAGAAAAAACTATCTTTGAAAGAATAAAATACTATCTCAAATTCTTTGATTCAGAGCCTGCTTCTATAAAAATAAAATACATGAAAAGCAGATGGGGCAGCTGCTCCGGGCAGAACAGGCTGAGCTTTAATATGAGGATCATTATGGCCAAAGTTGATGTAATTGATTATCTGATAGTGCACGAGTTATGTCATCTGAAACATAAAAATCATTCCCGCAAATTCTGGAATTCAGTTAAAGCTATATTGCCTGATTATGAAAAGAGAAAGAAATGGTTAAGAGAGAATGAATATCTTCTGCAGCTGTGAATCAGCGACCTTGAGGAAAATTGATACCATGTTATACTGTCTACTTTTATCAATTTCTATTTGGTAATTTGACAAAGTTAAATGAATCGACTGGTAGTTTCATGCAATTATTTTGAATCGAATATAAAGATATAAATAATATAATTCTTTTTTTTTACAAATTAATTTGTGTTTTTTCATATTTATTAGTGTAATATTGTAAATGTATCATGTAAGAACAATTAGATAATGCTATAAACATAAATTAAATAGCAGGAAATCGATGGTAAAGCCTAATTTTAATTTAATAACCCAGGTGAAAAAAATATGTCTTCGATGTTGGATAAGTTTGTAAACAGATCAGATTTTGATTCTTATCAGGACTTTAAGAATAATTTTAAGATAATTGTTCCAGAAAATTTTAATTTTGCTTATGATGTAGTTGATGTTTATGCAAATCAAGAGCCTGACAAACTGGCTATGATATGGTGCAATGATAATAATAAAGAACAATTCTTTACTTTCAAAGAACTCGAAGAATACAGCAATAAAGCGGCCAATGTATTCAGTAAGTTAGGGGTTAAGAAAGGCGATAATGTAATGCTGACATTAAAGAGCCGCTATGAATTCTGGTTTTGTCTTCTTGGACTTCACAGAATAGGCGCTATAGCTGTACCTGCCACTCACATGCTAACTTCCAAAGATCTGGAATACAGGTTTGAACGTGGTAATATAAAAATGATAGTTAGTGTCAGTGAGAATGAACTGCTCGACCATATTGATCAGGCAGACAATAATACCAATGGGATCGTAAAATATAAAGCATCACTTGGGGGCAATAGGGCTGGATGGATTGATTTTCTTGATGAGATAGGTAACGCGTCATCTGAATTTGATCGCCCTGTCGGTAACCAGGCAACTTCAAATGAAGATATATCCCTGATGTATTTTTCATCGGGAACTACAGGGCTTCCAAAAATGGTTGAACATAATTTCACCTATCCTCTTGGTCACATAATTACTGCAAAATACTGGCAGAACGTGGAAGATGAGGGACTACATTATACTGTTGCAGATTCAGGCTGGGCTAAGTGTGTTTGGGGTAAAATTTATGGTCAGTGGATATGTGGAAGTGCTGTATTTGTATATGATTATGAACGTTTTGATGCACAGAATATGCTTGAGAAAGCTGCAAAATATGGTGTAACTACATTTTGCGCTCCGCCTACAATATATAGATTCCTGATCAAGGAAAATCTGGATGATTATAATTTCAGCAGCTTAAAGTACTGTGTGGTTGCAGGTGAGCCCTTAAATCCTGAAGTGTATGAAAAGTTCTATAAGTATACAGGCATTAAGCTGATGGAAGGTTTTGGTCAAACAGAGACAATCGTCACAATTGCTACTTATCCCTGGATGGAACCAAAACCAGGTTCAATGGGTAAACCATCTCCTGAATATACCATAGAACTGCTGAATCCTGAAGGAAAACCATGTGGTGCTGGTGAAGAAGGAGAAATTGTCATCAATACCAGAGATGGTATCCCAATTGGAATATTTTGCGGCTATCGTTCAGATACTGAAAAGACAAATTCAGTGTGGAATGATGGTTATTATCATACCGGTGATATGGCATGGATGGATGAAGATGGATATTACTGGTTTGTAGGAAGGTCGGATGATATTATCAAAACATCCGGGTACCGTGTTGGACCCTTTGAGGTAGAAAGTGCACTGATAGAACATCCCTGCGTGCTGGAATGTGCTATAACAGGTGTGCCGGATGAGATCCGGGGACAGATTATTAAGGCATCTATTATATTAGCTAAAGGATATACTCCGGATGACGAACTTAAAAAAGAGCTCCAGGAACATGTGAAAAGTGTTACAGCACCTTACAAGTATCCACGTGTCATAGAATTTGTAGATGAGTTACCAAAAACAATTAGCGGTAAGATACGCAGGGTGGAAATACGTGAACATGATTCTGAAAGTTCCAGGAAAGATGAATTGAAAAGCATGTAAATTTTAGATATGAAGCAAGGGTTATAATATGCTAGCAAAATCCGATACTAAAGAGCCATACCCCGTAATACATATAATTGAATG
Above is a genomic segment from Methanosalsum zhilinae DSM 4017 containing:
- a CDS encoding homocysteine biosynthesis protein, with translation MVKKTIHDINRKIRDGNVNVVTAEEMVDIVRELGAENAAKEVDVVTTGTFGAMCSSGAWLNLGHSDPPIKMEKVWLNDVEAYTGVAAVDAYIGATQLSISQGMEYGGAHVIEDLISGKSVDVHATAYGTDCYPRKVLDTTITIDDLNQATMLNPRNAYQKYNVATNSSNRTLNTYMGVLLPNNGNVTFSGAGVLSPLFNDPNYETIGTGTRIFLGGGQGYITGNGTQHDPTNNFGTLMVQGDMKSMDPEYIRAATFTGYGTSLYVGIGVPIPVLNEDIARATAVTDDDIITNVLDYGVPSRNRPVIRKVSYGELKSGSIDINGEEVPASSLSSFRTARKISRQLKQSISSGEFFVSMPVDRLSSTGFSKPMKQTSVNPLVGDIMSTSVVTIRQSASTYEAAKKIMDCSFNHLPVVSDENVIVGIVTSWDISKAVAQKKFDFVEDIMTRNVVTATPDEAIDIAAYRLDQNLVSALPIVDNQKRVIGIITSDDISKLLARRGNL
- a CDS encoding 4Fe-4S binding protein, whose amino-acid sequence is MKIRINISSDVVGQPIVAESIIETGTLLNISQAHFDSTRGEIVADVADDEFIRIKKALTNRGAEVVVLDTPIIHDEEECVDCGACISVCPVNVFSFDDEWELKVDKEKCIQCGTCIQMCPHDALTLER
- a CDS encoding UPF0280 family protein produces the protein MKEYFQIKETAVTIIADERSHIDAAKKAIISHRDLLERFIYSEPYFKIAMEPYDVPENAPEIVKRLAEAGNIMSIGPMSAIAGTISSLAVESMIDEGATYAIVDNGGDIALVNDREVVIGVYAGQSQFKNLAFLIPPKDKITGVCTSSGTVGPSISFGFADAAIVFSDNVSLADSAATALGNSTDINSENIETAFEVLNVPNIEGAVLIQDDKMGIYGQVPEIVKADIKYDCITKA
- a CDS encoding AI-2E family transporter yields the protein MNMDSRQLDERKVRMILAVVSVVIIAAILIYALLPYINAFFGGFILFVLFKPLFTFLHFRLGIRKQISALVVLFTTIVLVIFPSYFLVKMVAAEFQYAIANISIVVDYVAVIDEMFPQLGVQETVNEQIGNIEGAITAFLMDIPQRLFHIGIILTIMYFLLYYLLVSEESVMKTIYRVVPFHDEHVAELFNEFKKIVNTTVIAAGVVAVVQGGLLIIAFLIFDIEGAYFWGFITGILSILPVVGPTLVWFPAGVFLIIQENYIAGLGIFIFGIILSNVDNLIRPFIGHKIGQIHPFITLLGIFIGVSLFGLIGLIIGPLLLMYFVLMVQMFYEEYMQQREECKQ
- a CDS encoding methylcobamide--CoM methyltransferase, producing MIDEMSSKERFINALNGKETDRVPYGYLWFGAGNNVLRQMDATMDDVYRSASGIAQAQILARKMYHHDNVMAPWGCLLVEAEALGTKIKLKSNGYPVIAEYALNSADEFAGVDPDIINSSERIETIKEAISILKKEIGDEVFIAGSMMSPLMLAHQLIKGDQMYYDLIQNPDSFHSLLDILTHSCILFADCLLESGADGVFVENGGSTADLFSPEMANEFGTYYTKKLYSHVQKNHGYVISHNCAVHAFYDQEMDLKPDALNFAFGDVKSLKNKYGVECEKLHNHKNMGCKQRYCFNDLRNMMNKDICLMGNITPGVFFSDSDKDIKFEVDSCLNNADKNRFILSTGCEIPLNTPLEKMDELWRVINSHWL
- a CDS encoding LiaF transmembrane domain-containing protein — its product is MKKISYQISFGLMILIIGVLLLLRTTGIYDTGELLIYTPSLFVLFGIYILIRSRFRRVGTPFFLIVLFGTFQLIVLEIVTVDTIQDWWPLLIILAGLWILIRKLRFSSEEKEDRSNSDRTKIRSILGGVENINTSNNFKGGEIFTLFGGAELNLKLAEVKDTSEIKIVVLFGGTEIIVPENWNVNIDVFPILGGVEDKRSVVNADKEKPDLKITGFVGFGGFTLKN
- a CDS encoding M48 family metallopeptidase, with amino-acid sequence MPSIRIENRTIEYELIFSSRKKTIGLQIDANNHLIVRAPQSLSEKQVNDLLNQRSKWIISNLDGSSQMSKNHEKKFVDGEIFLLKGQSYSLKIDFNTSEGGIVEIKDDQLIVSISPTISRYGQSVFIRNLLIDFYRKEAEKTIFERIKYYLKFFDSEPASIKIKYMKSRWGSCSGQNRLSFNMRIIMAKVDVIDYLIVHELCHLKHKNHSRKFWNSVKAILPDYEKRKKWLRENEYLLQL
- a CDS encoding AMP-binding protein; protein product: MSSMLDKFVNRSDFDSYQDFKNNFKIIVPENFNFAYDVVDVYANQEPDKLAMIWCNDNNKEQFFTFKELEEYSNKAANVFSKLGVKKGDNVMLTLKSRYEFWFCLLGLHRIGAIAVPATHMLTSKDLEYRFERGNIKMIVSVSENELLDHIDQADNNTNGIVKYKASLGGNRAGWIDFLDEIGNASSEFDRPVGNQATSNEDISLMYFSSGTTGLPKMVEHNFTYPLGHIITAKYWQNVEDEGLHYTVADSGWAKCVWGKIYGQWICGSAVFVYDYERFDAQNMLEKAAKYGVTTFCAPPTIYRFLIKENLDDYNFSSLKYCVVAGEPLNPEVYEKFYKYTGIKLMEGFGQTETIVTIATYPWMEPKPGSMGKPSPEYTIELLNPEGKPCGAGEEGEIVINTRDGIPIGIFCGYRSDTEKTNSVWNDGYYHTGDMAWMDEDGYYWFVGRSDDIIKTSGYRVGPFEVESALIEHPCVLECAITGVPDEIRGQIIKASIILAKGYTPDDELKKELQEHVKSVTAPYKYPRVIEFVDELPKTISGKIRRVEIREHDSESSRKDELKSM